CCGCTCGAAAGGCAGGAACACGGATAAATATACCAGGGACCAAATGTCAACCTGCCCGAAGCTAACATCTGCGCGATTTTGCTTCTCTCTCCGGGAAATTTTGTCAGATAATCATCCAACGACTTGACCTGAAAATCAAGCACAATGGCGATATTTTCCGGAACCGATCGGAATAGATCCAGCATGGATGAAAATACGCCGGATCGACTGGTTTTCTTATCCGAAACAGACAATTCCGAAAATGGATATACGAATACGACAAACATGTTTTGTTTCTCTTCTTTCACGTCAAATTCCTTTTTCTATTACGAAAGATTTTGCATCCCATTCAACACTCTTCAGTGAATAATATACAATACCGTCTGTTCATTTGCCAATATACCCAAACAATCAGCAATTTCTGCTTTTTCAGAAAGAGATAGAAATCAAATCTACAAGTTATTGCGTAGTTTGAACCATTCGTGAAAAATGACTCCGGGAAATACATTTTCACGTGCCCAAGATATATATTTATCGAGTTCTTTTCGTGTGGAGGCTTCGAAGCAGGGAAAAATTTTTTTCATCTTGATTTCGAGACGATATTGATCCAACAAATCCTCGGCCCACATTAGGTTTTTCTGTTTCTGCTTGTGATGCAAATATGGAGAAATAAAACATCCTTCGTCAGCAATTGCCAGCGGCAATTGACCTGTCGTAAAGGGCAAATCGATCAGCGCCAACGGTGGAAGAGAAATAATGAGTTTCGAGTTTTTCCCAAGCGTCTGTTTGGCATCGGCAATCATGTTGAAGATAGTGGTCGATCGCCACTGAAGCCATTCGGGCATCATTTCGACGATCTGTTGCGGTGAAGTGATGATCTCTCCCACAACCGATGAAAATTCAGTCACACAAAATGGACAATAACAAAATGGCGGAACTCTGTTTTGAATGTCCAATTCTTCCTTTTCCCAAAAAAACGGAAAACGAAGATGTTCCAGATAAAAATAATCCGGAGCGGAAACGCGCGCCATTTTATCGATCAGACGGTAAAAATATTCCAAACCTGTCGGATTGTTTGGACAAACCGGATGGTACCAGTCGTCAGGAACATACGCGGCTCCCGAAATACCAACCGGCGGAGAAAAGGATTCCTGTTTCCAAAGTAATGGGCTGTGAAAGAAAACCAGAATAACACCTGTTTTCAAACCTTTTCCGCGCGCAATGTCTATCATCCTTGAAATCGGAAGAAAATCCGACCGCCAGTTAGCAGAATCAGGTAGCGACATAGATTTCGTGGAAGAAATAATAACGCCGTCGAATCCAGTATCTTTGATTCGATTTAGATTCTCGGAAAAATCTTCCCGATTGTAATTGTTTACAATATATTTCACAAACGTCGGCATTCATTCTCCAGTTCGGTACCCTAACAACAAGGTTTTTGAAAAACAATCGTAACAAAGATAATTTCCGATTGAATAGTTTTCATGTATCAAAAATCTTCGCGAAAACCCTGCTTTTGTCGGAGCGAGAGGATTTGAACCTCCGACCCCCTGAACCCCATTCAGGTGCGCTAGCCAGGCTGCGCCACGCTCCGATTTCAAAGACAAGGGAATTTACCCTTTTTCAAATTGAATTCTAAAGAAAAAACCGCTTTCTTCACTAATCATCTAGGATGCCCAGAATCTCCTGAAGCCCCTTTTTGACTTCGCTAAGCAACTTTGGTAAATCTTTATCCTGAATTGCTGACGCTTCATTAATCTCATAACTTTCTTCGTCAGTAATTTCCATCTCCTCAAGTTTGACCTGTTTCAATTTTTGTTTGGCTCCTTCAATTGTGAATTTTTTGTCATAAAGGAGATGTTTGATATATTGAATGACCTTTATATCTTTTTCACGATAAACGCGATTTCCTGCACGATTCTTCGATGGCGATAGCGACGAAAATTCAGTCTCCCAGTAACGCAACACATACTGTTTCAGTCCGGTGATTTCGCTGACCTCACCGATGGAGTAGTATAATTTTTTTATAGGCTTGTTCACTTTCGACCTGTTATACACTTCACTTAAACCACTACTTTAGTAGTATAATCATGAAGATTCATTATGTCAAGGATTATTTTTATTTCAGGGCCTTCGCCGCGAGCGTCGCATTTGAGCAGAAGTTGATCAGGTTTTGCTTAATCATCTGCCAACGAAATCCTTTTCCATTGCGGACTTTCGCCTCGATAGAAGAAAGCGAATCTGTCAAATATACTGCCATCCGACCGAGTTCCATCTGATTATGAATTCCCTTTTTGTATCTGAAAGGATAAAAACCACAAACGCCAGAATATCCGTATTGTCTTGCCGCTTCAACGATCCGGTGATTGACCTTACCAAACGGCGAAGCGAAATACCGGACTCTGCAACTAAATTTTTTTTCTAGGATTTCTTTGGAATGCGCCAATTCCATCCAGATTTCATCAGTTTTCAATCCGACAAGACTCCGATGAGATTTTCCATGCGAACCGATCTCCCACCCTTTTTCGTACAGTTTAACGATCTCCGCAGAGTTCAAATGCCGAAAATGAATCCACCCCAGATGTGAATCCCAATCATTCGATTTTCCGATATAATCCGTGATGATAAAAACTGTTGCCGGAGCACTGAATTCTTCTAAAATCGGAAAGGCATACTCGTAAATATTTTGATAGCCGTCGTCAAATGTAATGGCGATTGCCATCGGATCATCAGCATAAAGTCCTTCCAAATCCGAAAGCGTTACGAGCCGAAAACCTTGCCGTGTTAAAAATTGAATCTGCTTACGAAACTTCTCCGGCGGAATGCAGGAAATTCCGATCTCTTTTTTTTCATCAATCTTGTGATAAACTAATATGCGATTCCCTGCGATGTCGCCGCTCCTCCAACCTATTTCGGAACGAAGTGGTTTTTCCGATAAAAACGTTCGGTAAATTCACCAATCAATTTATAAGATTTTACCAACGTTTCTTCATCGGGTAGAAAGACAATTCGGAAATGGTGAGTGTTCGGTTTTTGACCGAATCCGCTACCGTAAACCACTAATACACCAGTTTCTTCCAATAATTCCAGAACATAAGTCTCGTCGCTGATTACATCTGGCAACTGGACTTTCGGAAAAGCATAGAAAGCGGCTTCCGGTTTGACGCACGAAATTCCAGGAATTGCATTCAACATTTCAAAAGTAATGTCCCGGCGTTTTTGGATTTTCGCTTTCACTCCGACTAAATGCGGATCTCCGCTTTCGAGCGCTGGCGCAATCGCATACTGTTGAGGATGCGGCGCGCAAAGCCGCGCACGAAGCAATCGATTGATCGCCTCGCGGTAATCAACCATGACTTTCGCAGGATCGCGAAAAATTGCCCAACCGACACGCCAACCCGGCATAATATAATTCTTGCTCAAGCCACCGAACGTAATGAC
This genomic interval from Candidatus Marinimicrobia bacterium CG08_land_8_20_14_0_20_45_22 contains the following:
- a CDS encoding MerR family transcriptional regulator, with protein sequence MNKPIKKLYYSIGEVSEITGLKQYVLRYWETEFSSLSPSKNRAGNRVYREKDIKVIQYIKHLLYDKKFTIEGAKQKLKQVKLEEMEITDEESYEINEASAIQDKDLPKLLSEVKKGLQEILGILDD